A portion of the Paenibacillus sp. PvR098 genome contains these proteins:
- a CDS encoding AI-2E family transporter, which yields MGEPRNRTNTFRRFFLNNKFVLFLFVMLLIGLNILVLDKIPYVFTPFVVLVKTVLLPLLLTGIAFYLLNPVVDWMERRKFRRVYSILILYLVIACAITLIVVAVVPLIRDQVLSLIHNIPKYSREIEIRFGQLMGSPFLNQIQQTLGTSSTDWTNDLSQRVSAIVNRAGASIGTFLGAVTETILAVITVPFILFYLLKDGKKLPHFILEFIPTALREQIHRVMIEMNNQISSYIRGQIIVSCCIGFLLYVGYRIIGLEYSLVLAIVAACTSVVPYLGPAIAITPALIVAIVTSPVMLLKMIVIWTIVQLIEGKFISPQIMGKSLQIHPITIIFVILTAGNLFGVFGVIMAVPGYAVLKVIVSHLFEWAKERSGLYKPID from the coding sequence ATGGGGGAACCTCGTAATAGGACGAATACGTTTAGACGGTTCTTTCTAAATAATAAATTCGTCTTGTTTTTATTCGTTATGCTTTTGATCGGTTTAAACATCCTGGTTTTAGACAAGATCCCTTATGTGTTCACGCCTTTTGTTGTACTGGTCAAAACGGTGCTGCTCCCGCTTCTCTTAACAGGGATTGCTTTCTATCTGCTCAATCCGGTTGTGGATTGGATGGAGAGAAGGAAGTTTAGAAGAGTGTACTCTATCCTCATTCTGTACTTGGTCATAGCTTGTGCAATTACCCTTATCGTGGTGGCGGTTGTACCGTTAATCCGTGATCAGGTGCTGAGCTTAATCCATAACATTCCAAAATACAGCCGAGAGATCGAAATACGATTCGGGCAGCTTATGGGAAGTCCGTTTCTCAATCAGATTCAGCAAACGCTAGGCACGAGCTCCACCGATTGGACGAATGATCTTTCCCAGAGAGTATCCGCCATAGTGAATCGGGCGGGAGCAAGTATTGGAACTTTTTTGGGGGCTGTAACGGAAACCATTCTGGCCGTGATTACGGTGCCGTTTATCTTGTTTTATTTGCTTAAGGACGGCAAAAAGCTGCCGCATTTTATTTTGGAATTCATTCCGACGGCGCTTCGCGAACAGATACATCGGGTTATGATTGAAATGAATAATCAGATCAGCTCCTATATTCGGGGACAGATCATTGTCAGCTGTTGTATCGGCTTTTTATTATATGTGGGCTATCGTATTATCGGCTTGGAGTATTCTCTTGTACTGGCGATTGTTGCGGCGTGCACGAGTGTTGTTCCATATTTGGGTCCTGCAATTGCCATCACCCCGGCGTTGATTGTTGCCATCGTAACATCGCCGGTCATGCTGCTGAAGATGATCGTCATTTGGACCATTGTGCAGCTAATTGAAGGCAAATTCATCTCGCCGCAAATTATGGGCAAATCGCTCCAGATACATCCGATCACGATTATTTTTGTTATTTTAACGGCGGGCAACTTATTTGGGGTGTTCGGCGTGATCATGGCCGTTCCCGGTTATGCCGTATTAAAAGTGATCGTATCTCATTTGTTCGAATGGGCTAAGGAACGCTCTGGATTATATAAACCCATAGATTAA
- a CDS encoding glycosyltransferase family 2 protein produces the protein MNKCLVIIPAYNEEDSIRGVIEGIQSEQLDADILVVNDGSTDSTEWIARRCGVSVISHPTNLGYGSSLQTGYKFASLRSYPFIIQFDADGQHDPSTLKVMMRAIEERDSDIVIGSRFLTESDIEMNVGHLKRLVTLFFRFVICLLTGTHITDTTSGLRAVRYSAYAYYAIRNRFPAEYPDAAFLIQMLFRNYTISEIQTNMRDRAYGKSALHGGLKPVFYMPSMMLNILIVFIQYKVVFRVKNNA, from the coding sequence ATGAACAAGTGCTTGGTCATCATTCCCGCATATAACGAGGAAGACAGCATTAGGGGGGTCATTGAAGGAATTCAAAGTGAGCAGCTTGACGCAGATATCCTGGTGGTAAACGATGGATCGACGGACTCTACGGAATGGATAGCCAGACGATGCGGTGTATCCGTCATCTCGCATCCGACCAATCTCGGATATGGTTCCAGCTTACAAACAGGGTATAAATTTGCAAGCCTGCGGAGCTATCCGTTTATCATTCAGTTTGATGCGGACGGACAGCATGATCCCAGCACGTTAAAAGTGATGATGAGGGCGATTGAAGAGCGCGATTCCGATATCGTCATCGGCTCCCGTTTTTTGACGGAAAGCGATATCGAAATGAATGTGGGCCATTTGAAAAGACTAGTGACTTTATTTTTTAGATTTGTGATTTGTTTACTCACAGGAACGCATATAACGGACACGACCTCCGGTCTTCGCGCCGTACGATATTCCGCGTATGCTTACTATGCTATTCGCAACCGGTTCCCGGCGGAATATCCAGATGCGGCCTTTCTCATTCAAATGCTCTTTCGCAATTACACCATATCCGAAATTCAAACCAATATGAGGGACAGAGCCTATGGCAAAAGCGCTCTGCACGGCGGGTTGAAGCCTGTGTTTTACATGCCCAGTATGATGCTCAATATCCTGATCGTGTTCATTCAATACAAGGTCGTATTTAGGGTGAAAAACAATGCATAA
- a CDS encoding DUF2304 domain-containing protein produces the protein MHNILHYFLLLCGFLFFGTVVILLMKHKISEKISMVWLSGSLVIFVLSGNHEVLDWIAGLLGIQYAPSLLFLFSTLVLLLIVLYMSIQVSNLNDKLKELGQFMALHTYSESQHRVEEHVAGHDSGKENRG, from the coding sequence ATGCATAACATCCTGCACTATTTTTTGTTATTGTGCGGCTTCCTTTTTTTCGGAACGGTTGTCATTCTTTTGATGAAGCATAAAATCAGCGAAAAAATTTCGATGGTGTGGCTGAGCGGATCGCTTGTGATTTTCGTATTATCCGGCAACCACGAAGTGCTGGATTGGATCGCGGGGCTGCTGGGCATTCAATATGCGCCTTCCCTGTTGTTCCTGTTTTCCACTCTCGTCCTGCTTCTGATCGTATTGTACATGTCGATTCAAGTATCGAATTTGAACGATAAGCTAAAGGAGCTGGGGCAATTTATGGCGCTTCACACGTATTCGGAGTCACAGCATCGTGTGGAGGAGCATGTAGCGGGACACGATTCAGGAAAGGAGAATCGAGGATAG
- the pelF gene encoding GT4 family glycosyltransferase PelF — protein sequence MKNKLTVMLLTEGTYPYFQGGVSTWCDILVKQLSMVDYVIFSVVADPFITPQFEKPQNTQITQMPLWGTEEPCEHLKIPFSQVYLSKKRTVHQVVKKRFIPLFSDLIKEIISSEKNPTRFGQILYELNQYFSQYEYKESFKAEITWDIYKDIILSACKDTRTHLPEPDIYGMIQSLGWIYRFFNILNNPIPKVHVSHSSAAAFCGIPAVLAKMAHKTPLLLTEHGVYLREQYLSLSKRGLSSFLNTFLIRLVSSIVSLNYTFADQVSPVCEYNTRWESRLGVEPSKINVIYNGVDEQIFREGPIRRNEHPTVVTVARIDPNKDILTLVQAAFTVKQQIPDVRFVIHGSVAVQEYYEECLALRDKLDLNETIIFAGHTQNMAAAYQSGDVVALSSMTEAFPYAVVEGMMTAKPVVATDVGGIREALGDTGFVVTPGRSEALADKIIVLLKDPELRNSLGKRARERALHFLTLDKVLENYLKSYIKLSIYAHENVPAARGLSPEQLQKLHAEQAYILMSRGYYQEAAAQFRSAVNMLPAAVFTPVLIGEIAVCYERLGDRERASMELERMKLLMQLAGNKRLNGGKQTA from the coding sequence ATGAAAAATAAGCTCACAGTTATGCTTTTAACGGAAGGAACTTATCCCTACTTCCAAGGCGGCGTCAGCACTTGGTGTGATATATTAGTCAAACAGCTGAGCATGGTGGATTACGTCATCTTCAGTGTGGTGGCTGACCCGTTCATTACCCCTCAATTCGAAAAACCCCAAAATACGCAAATAACCCAAATGCCCTTGTGGGGAACAGAGGAACCCTGTGAGCATCTAAAAATACCATTCTCTCAAGTCTATCTGTCCAAAAAAAGAACGGTGCACCAGGTAGTTAAAAAACGGTTTATCCCCCTCTTTTCCGATTTGATCAAAGAAATTATCAGCTCGGAAAAAAATCCAACCCGTTTCGGTCAAATTCTCTACGAATTGAATCAATACTTCAGTCAGTACGAATACAAAGAAAGCTTCAAGGCTGAAATTACCTGGGACATCTACAAGGACATTATATTGTCCGCGTGCAAGGATACCCGTACTCATTTGCCGGAACCAGATATTTATGGCATGATTCAAAGCCTTGGCTGGATTTACCGTTTTTTCAACATATTGAACAACCCCATTCCCAAAGTGCATGTATCCCATTCCTCGGCGGCAGCTTTCTGCGGTATTCCTGCCGTGTTGGCCAAAATGGCGCATAAAACTCCACTGCTTTTAACCGAGCATGGCGTGTATCTCCGGGAACAATATTTGTCATTATCCAAGAGAGGACTGTCCTCTTTTTTAAATACGTTTTTGATACGGCTAGTATCTTCCATTGTCAGTTTGAATTACACCTTTGCGGATCAGGTTTCTCCCGTATGCGAGTACAACACGCGATGGGAGTCCAGGCTCGGGGTGGAGCCGAGTAAAATTAATGTCATTTATAACGGCGTGGACGAACAGATTTTTCGGGAGGGTCCCATTCGGAGAAATGAGCATCCGACGGTTGTGACGGTTGCGCGTATCGACCCGAACAAGGATATATTAACGTTGGTTCAAGCTGCTTTTACGGTAAAACAGCAGATCCCGGATGTACGATTTGTGATTCACGGAAGCGTGGCGGTGCAGGAATACTATGAAGAATGCCTCGCCTTGCGGGATAAATTGGATTTGAATGAGACGATTATTTTTGCGGGACATACTCAGAATATGGCGGCGGCTTATCAGAGCGGCGACGTGGTTGCCCTGTCCAGCATGACGGAAGCATTCCCTTACGCAGTGGTGGAAGGCATGATGACCGCCAAGCCAGTTGTTGCAACTGACGTAGGAGGCATTCGGGAGGCATTGGGTGATACGGGCTTTGTCGTAACCCCTGGACGCAGCGAGGCACTGGCCGATAAAATCATAGTGCTGCTAAAGGATCCTGAATTGAGGAACTCTTTAGGCAAACGGGCCCGGGAGCGGGCGCTTCATTTTCTGACACTGGATAAAGTGCTGGAGAATTATTTGAAAAGCTACATTAAATTGTCTATCTACGCGCACGAAAACGTACCTGCCGCTCGGGGTTTATCTCCCGAACAGCTTCAAAAGCTTCACGCAGAGCAAGCTTATATCTTAATGTCACGAGGATATTACCAGGAGGCGGCAGCCCAGTTTCGTTCGGCCGTAAACATGCTTCCAGCGGCTGTATTTACTCCCGTTTTGATAGGGGAAATCGCGGTATGTTATGAAAGACTCGGGGATCGTGAACGTGCAAGTATGGAGCTGGAGAGGATGAAGTTGCTGATGCAGTTGGCCGGAAACAAACGATTAAACGGTGGAAAGCAAACGGCATAA
- a CDS encoding lipid II flippase MurJ, producing the protein MFATLAIMKSWKRYFHENVGSLIVINLMLAAVAFLKDMVYAMYFGTTAAADALGLAYFITDTMANGLLAAALGAACVPQFAKLAALGKKERLRRTLRNTTGVVAFSTVLLAAGFVFLGQGMTEWIRPDLTPAEQMMSWNLLLILLPIVVFFPLSAVFASMLQVRGRFNIPAIGPVLFNIVLLVIIAWAYGVRIPQSYGVYVYAFSIVLGGLLMLLLTWYVWWRHRKTMESEAVQVEMEKRGYDRLDASGISKVFVPYLFILISMYSVSFVERYLASQQGTGTISGLNYAYRVSQFPMWVFVAAVSAVVLPSMSKWISLREWTKIRKQMVTSLLWILAVTVPTAILFYTARDPLISLLFLRGSFDYTSLRTTSDMLAGFSLSIIGQGISTIILRFYLALGKMYVPLAIFIVSAAFNIVLDFYFIRIYGSPGLGYGAACGWGINALMLMICLFLTLRSQAKEKGAVTYEQVLGHHSRI; encoded by the coding sequence GTGTTTGCTACGTTAGCTATCATGAAATCCTGGAAAAGATACTTTCATGAAAATGTCGGTTCCTTGATTGTCATTAATTTGATGCTGGCGGCTGTCGCCTTCCTGAAGGATATGGTATACGCCATGTATTTCGGCACAACGGCTGCGGCTGATGCGCTGGGACTGGCCTATTTTATTACCGATACAATGGCAAACGGACTTCTGGCCGCAGCCTTGGGAGCGGCCTGCGTACCTCAGTTTGCCAAGCTTGCGGCGTTGGGAAAGAAGGAACGGCTGAGACGCACCTTGAGAAATACTACGGGAGTCGTAGCCTTCTCCACCGTGCTTCTTGCCGCTGGGTTTGTTTTCTTAGGACAAGGTATGACCGAATGGATCAGACCGGACCTTACCCCTGCAGAGCAGATGATGAGCTGGAACCTTCTGCTCATCCTGCTGCCAATTGTCGTCTTCTTCCCATTATCCGCGGTATTTGCTTCGATGCTTCAGGTGCGGGGACGCTTTAATATACCGGCTATAGGTCCGGTATTGTTTAACATAGTGCTTCTCGTGATCATTGCGTGGGCTTACGGAGTCCGGATTCCGCAAAGCTACGGCGTATACGTCTATGCTTTTTCCATCGTGCTGGGAGGTCTGCTGATGCTGCTTCTCACTTGGTACGTATGGTGGAGGCATAGAAAAACAATGGAATCCGAGGCCGTACAAGTGGAAATGGAGAAGAGAGGCTATGATCGATTGGATGCGTCGGGAATTTCCAAGGTCTTTGTTCCTTACCTGTTTATTCTGATCAGCATGTATTCCGTTTCCTTTGTTGAACGCTATCTCGCTTCGCAGCAGGGGACGGGGACGATTTCCGGTTTAAACTATGCCTACCGTGTATCTCAATTTCCCATGTGGGTGTTCGTAGCAGCCGTTAGCGCAGTTGTGCTCCCTTCCATGTCCAAGTGGATTTCGCTTAGGGAGTGGACAAAAATCAGGAAGCAAATGGTAACCTCATTGCTTTGGATTCTGGCCGTCACCGTACCTACGGCTATTTTATTTTACACAGCTAGAGATCCATTGATTTCCCTGTTGTTTCTGAGAGGCTCGTTCGATTATACATCTCTGAGAACCACGTCCGATATGCTTGCCGGCTTTTCCTTATCGATCATCGGACAAGGGATTTCGACCATCATTCTGCGATTTTACCTCGCTTTAGGCAAGATGTACGTTCCGCTTGCGATCTTTATCGTTTCAGCAGCATTTAATATCGTACTAGACTTTTATTTCATCCGAATATATGGTTCCCCGGGGCTCGGCTATGGAGCGGCATGCGGATGGGGGATCAACGCTTTGATGCTTATGATTTGTTTGTTTCTGACTTTAAGATCTCAGGCGAAGGAGAAAGGGGCAGTAACATATGAACAAGTGCTTGGTCATCATTCCCGCATATAA
- a CDS encoding DUF3473 domain-containing protein has protein sequence MRNVLTIDVEDWYQTNGFNIPIENWGNFRDRVVVNTQRLLDVLDKNRVHATFFILGCVAQKYPDLVLDIARQGHEVGSHGGWHRLVSQQTLEEFRQDLLFSKHTLERILNKPVTLYRAPSWSISPNRFRVLEILSEEGFVCDSSIQPFRTPLSGIAGAPLVPFYPIVEGKRLDILEFPPTVLNICKMRIPFSGGFYLRAAPYAMISWALSHLNKTRPGMIYIHPWELDRQHPRLNAAPSYKRFIHYFNMDSTHCKLNRLLNEFEFGSLGEVIKQGSYPALSLS, from the coding sequence ATGAGAAACGTGTTGACCATTGATGTGGAAGACTGGTATCAGACGAATGGTTTTAATATTCCGATCGAGAACTGGGGTAACTTCAGAGACCGGGTCGTGGTGAATACGCAGCGATTATTGGATGTGCTGGACAAGAACCGTGTGCATGCCACATTCTTCATACTCGGCTGCGTGGCGCAGAAATATCCCGATTTGGTACTGGATATTGCCAGACAAGGGCATGAGGTCGGATCTCATGGAGGATGGCATCGGCTGGTCAGCCAGCAGACACTAGAAGAATTCCGGCAGGATCTGCTGTTCTCCAAGCATACCCTGGAACGAATTCTAAATAAGCCGGTGACGCTGTATCGGGCGCCGTCATGGTCTATCTCGCCTAATCGATTTCGCGTGTTGGAGATTTTAAGCGAGGAGGGGTTTGTTTGCGACTCGAGCATTCAGCCGTTCCGTACACCTTTGTCTGGTATTGCGGGGGCGCCTCTCGTACCGTTCTACCCCATTGTGGAGGGCAAAAGGCTGGACATTCTGGAATTTCCCCCGACCGTACTTAATATATGTAAAATGCGCATACCGTTCTCCGGCGGGTTTTATTTGAGAGCCGCACCGTACGCGATGATTTCGTGGGCTTTAAGCCATTTAAACAAAACGAGACCGGGGATGATCTATATTCATCCATGGGAGCTTGACCGGCAGCACCCGCGTCTGAATGCGGCGCCTTCCTATAAAAGGTTTATTCACTACTTTAATATGGACAGTACACATTGCAAGCTGAACAGGCTTTTGAATGAGTTTGAGTTCGGCTCACTCGGTGAAGTGATCAAGCAAGGCAGCTATCCGGCATTATCCTTGTCCTAA
- a CDS encoding HD domain-containing phosphohydrolase, which translates to MAESVSALTVVMGLLSVLLLSGSAVAWLILRSKLADMKLRSELAAWLIEERQKEQNGNGAFVFNHVLELIGRLVKANSYAFYLYDDQERRFVLKTVRGQEDISNHIQPAYTGLIPYRKGKEWHPPLSLASTAFTVKTEVIKYEDVPLLSVPLKDGKGVILAGPIRKIRRVTMQQLKYLTHLLPELDEPAVSKREQTGREAEAIVTLEKSVSYLWQLTSHPEDLADLILRLAVKYFEASGAFFLVKREGHLEVPASIGLKQSVMIRLLNDRKASELFDITTSDRFVVLEKGDKLYGELPGYIQEMGVSPLTLFPTPFGDRAALLICYYESGPYSSDAKAGAAQLQALERLVRNACAILGMQALEGRISQTDVIDLLKRLARMVDHLKTYTIGNSDMMSRYSAIVAREMGLDKEAVQEVSLAAYLSNIGVLGLPDDLLQKEGKFTLHEYERMKWHAEIGAAFVQQATSLEGGASMIRHHHECVDGKGYPNGLKAEEIPTGAKILHVVQSFLAIIGGRKYREPYTFEQAIEKLKAASGSQLDEAVVKALIGWFRKKQNGVSTTTRSLGPCWEMSCTPSDICTTCPAYHNVKQNCWELESNNCVAHGKSCSTCYVYTETLSRLGRDP; encoded by the coding sequence ATGGCGGAAAGCGTGTCAGCATTAACCGTTGTTATGGGGCTGTTGTCCGTTCTCCTGTTGTCCGGTTCCGCTGTGGCATGGCTCATTCTCAGAAGCAAGCTGGCCGATATGAAGCTGCGCTCGGAACTGGCCGCGTGGCTGATTGAAGAACGTCAGAAGGAGCAGAATGGTAATGGTGCGTTCGTTTTCAATCATGTCTTGGAGTTAATTGGGCGCCTGGTTAAGGCAAACAGCTATGCCTTCTACTTATATGATGATCAGGAACGGAGGTTCGTGCTGAAGACTGTACGTGGTCAAGAGGATATCTCCAATCATATTCAGCCAGCATACACTGGCCTTATACCTTATAGGAAAGGGAAGGAGTGGCATCCCCCTCTCAGCCTGGCTTCCACAGCATTTACGGTTAAGACGGAAGTGATCAAGTACGAGGACGTTCCGCTATTGTCCGTTCCCTTAAAAGATGGCAAGGGTGTAATCCTTGCAGGGCCGATTCGCAAAATACGCCGAGTAACTATGCAGCAATTGAAGTATTTGACCCATCTGCTGCCTGAATTAGATGAACCCGCCGTCTCAAAGCGCGAGCAGACTGGGAGAGAAGCAGAAGCGATTGTTACATTAGAGAAATCCGTGAGTTACCTTTGGCAGCTGACAAGTCATCCGGAGGATTTGGCTGACCTTATATTAAGATTAGCCGTCAAATATTTTGAAGCTTCAGGAGCTTTTTTTCTGGTGAAAAGGGAGGGGCACTTGGAGGTTCCTGCATCGATTGGTCTGAAGCAAAGCGTGATGATTCGCTTGTTGAACGACCGAAAAGCCTCGGAATTATTTGATATTACAACTTCTGACCGTTTTGTGGTGCTTGAGAAGGGGGATAAGCTGTATGGTGAACTTCCCGGTTACATTCAAGAGATGGGAGTAAGCCCCTTGACCTTGTTTCCAACACCCTTCGGAGATCGGGCCGCTTTGCTGATTTGTTACTATGAGTCAGGACCCTATTCGAGCGATGCCAAAGCAGGGGCCGCTCAGCTTCAAGCTCTTGAAAGGCTAGTCCGAAATGCTTGCGCTATATTGGGGATGCAGGCTTTGGAAGGAAGGATAAGCCAAACGGATGTTATTGACTTATTAAAGCGATTGGCCCGTATGGTGGACCACCTGAAGACTTATACGATCGGAAATTCGGACATGATGAGCCGTTATTCCGCTATCGTTGCGAGGGAAATGGGGTTGGATAAGGAAGCGGTTCAGGAAGTGAGTCTCGCCGCGTATCTGAGCAATATCGGAGTACTGGGTCTTCCTGACGATTTGCTGCAAAAGGAAGGTAAATTTACACTGCATGAATACGAACGGATGAAATGGCACGCGGAAATCGGGGCTGCCTTTGTGCAGCAAGCCACGTCTCTGGAAGGGGGCGCTTCGATGATCCGGCATCATCATGAGTGTGTGGACGGGAAGGGTTACCCGAATGGTCTCAAAGCGGAGGAGATTCCGACCGGGGCGAAAATACTCCATGTGGTGCAAAGCTTTCTAGCCATTATTGGTGGAAGAAAATACAGGGAGCCCTATACGTTCGAGCAGGCCATTGAGAAGCTGAAGGCCGCTTCTGGCTCCCAATTGGATGAAGCGGTTGTAAAAGCCCTTATTGGATGGTTCCGCAAAAAACAAAACGGCGTTTCTACGACCACTCGCTCACTCGGGCCGTGCTGGGAAATGAGCTGCACCCCAAGCGACATATGCACGACTTGTCCCGCATACCATAACGTGAAGCAAAATTGCTGGGAGCTCGAGTCAAATAACTGCGTTGCCCATGGCAAATCGTGCAGCACATGCTATGTTTATACCGAAACCTTATCCCGATTAGGCCGAGACCCGTAG
- a CDS encoding ATP-grasp domain-containing protein, which yields MPTVLLTDALMRKTLSASRSLGMKGVKVIVADTTRCTPAAFSRYSARTVIYPDPVQQPEKFMNWLVQTLRSYSVDVLIPMDDTTMSLAVKHRKELESLCAMVLPPSESYEHAEDKYASVQLAASAGLACPATYMPQSLGELDELAGELAYPVIIKPRRSSGSRGIRLVGGKSELKHQYRLIHEQYPFPLVQEYIPAGERIDVCLLFNHRSELRSAFVQKELRHYPVERGPSTAQESIRCPELVKACSMLLQSIGWSGIAELEFMIDPRDGRPKFMEINPRFWNSLHLAVLSGIDFPWLLYQAAVNGDAPDRFEYTEGIKCRSLLPGDVLHLLTNREPLRLLPNFFSGPAEGGRDDILSLHDPGPVIGFVAACLRYAFDLRMWRTMFMR from the coding sequence ATGCCAACCGTACTATTAACCGACGCATTAATGCGTAAAACGTTATCGGCTTCAAGGTCCCTCGGAATGAAGGGGGTCAAGGTCATCGTAGCGGATACAACGAGGTGTACGCCTGCCGCATTCTCGAGGTACAGCGCCCGGACCGTGATTTATCCTGATCCGGTCCAACAACCGGAAAAGTTTATGAATTGGCTTGTGCAAACGCTGCGAAGCTATTCCGTAGATGTGTTGATTCCGATGGATGACACGACCATGAGCCTTGCCGTAAAACATAGGAAGGAGCTGGAATCGCTATGCGCCATGGTTCTCCCGCCTTCCGAAAGCTACGAGCATGCCGAGGATAAATACGCCAGTGTTCAGTTGGCGGCTTCAGCAGGCCTGGCATGCCCGGCAACTTATATGCCTCAGAGCTTAGGGGAGCTGGATGAACTAGCCGGAGAATTGGCGTATCCGGTTATCATCAAACCAAGACGGAGCTCGGGCTCGAGGGGAATACGGCTTGTTGGAGGAAAGAGTGAGCTGAAGCATCAATACAGGCTCATCCATGAACAGTACCCCTTTCCTTTGGTGCAGGAATATATCCCGGCAGGGGAGCGCATCGATGTATGTCTGTTATTTAACCACCGCAGTGAGCTTCGGTCCGCTTTCGTTCAGAAGGAGCTGCGTCATTATCCGGTGGAGAGGGGACCTAGCACAGCGCAGGAGAGCATCCGCTGTCCGGAGCTGGTGAAAGCCTGCTCCATGCTGCTGCAAAGCATCGGCTGGTCGGGTATCGCTGAGTTGGAATTCATGATCGACCCGCGCGATGGCCGGCCCAAGTTTATGGAGATCAATCCTCGCTTTTGGAATTCGTTACATCTGGCGGTCCTCTCGGGAATTGATTTTCCCTGGCTGCTCTACCAAGCGGCTGTTAACGGGGATGCCCCCGATAGGTTCGAATATACCGAGGGCATCAAATGCCGTTCCCTGCTTCCCGGAGATGTACTGCATCTACTGACGAACAGAGAACCGCTTCGTTTGTTACCCAACTTTTTTTCCGGTCCGGCGGAAGGAGGACGGGACGATATTTTGTCGCTTCACGATCCGGGTCCTGTGATCGGCTTTGTGGCGGCATGCTTACGGTATGCTTTTGATCTAAGAATGTGGAGAACGATGTTTATGCGTTGA